A part of Populus alba chromosome 8, ASM523922v2, whole genome shotgun sequence genomic DNA contains:
- the LOC118039905 gene encoding uncharacterized protein: MPRKRLSIFHKVSNLFRTSVVVAKMRKPIISKLIFLKKSRKLKRFKPLKHYNYGFLEEYEFSPSSTPLIHYRGKQYKSTRSYRDNLYSMFFHCRCLGGLKAGVGEVLEYRLSMDTLTATVANGECLEPSYLVDEEDSVDQRAERFIERFYQEIRLQRQELI; this comes from the coding sequence ATGCCCAGAAAGCGACTGTCCATTTTCCACAAGGTTTCAAATCTTTTTAGAACCTCCGTTGTTGTTGCCAAAATGAGGAAACCCATCATTTCAAAGCTCATTTTCCtcaagaaatcaagaaagcTGAAAAGGTTCAAGCCGCTCAAGCATTACAACTACGGATTTCTTGAGGAATATGAGTTCTCTCCTTCAAGCACTCCTCTCATTCATTACCGCGGGAAACAGTACAAAAGTACTAGAAGCTACAGGGATAACTTATATTCCATGTTCTTCCACTGTAGATGTTTGGGTGGCTTGAAAGCTGGAGTAGGAGAAGTACTAGAGTATAGATTGTCGATGGATACTCTAACTGCTACAGTTGCTAATGGGGAATGTTTGGAGCCGTCGTATTTGGTAGACGAGGAAGATTCGGTTGATCAGAGGGCCGAGAGGTTCATTGAAAGGTTCTATCAAGAAATCAGATTGCAGAGGCAGGAATTAATTTAG